A stretch of DNA from Candidatus Ancaeobacter aquaticus:
AAAGATACACCTCGCATTCAGGAAGTTCACTGCACAGTGATGCATATCATATGTCTTTTAGTTGAACAAAAACTTTTTTAGATGGTTCAATGAAAACTAAAATTATCTCACGCACATTATTAAAGAAAAAGATTCAACCATTACGTAAACAAGGTAAGAAGATAGTGTTTACGAATGGATGTTTTGATATTATTCATTTTGGTCATGTTAGTTATCTTGAGCAAGCTAAAGCGTGTGGTGATTTTTTGGTGGTTGGCCTTAATGATGACAAATCAGTCAGAAAGATAAAAGGCAATGGTCGTCCCATTGTTTCTCAAAATGATAGGGCACGCGTTCTTGCTGGCCTAGAAGCGGTTGATTGTGTTGTCCTCTTTAATGAGGACACCCCATACAATCTTATAAAAACGTGCAGGCCTGATATACTTGTAAAAGGTGCGGATTATTCCCACAAAGAAATCGTAGGCAATGATCTTATGAAAGAGTGGGGTGGAAAAGTAACGCGGATACGACTTCT
This window harbors:
- the rfaE2 gene encoding D-glycero-beta-D-manno-heptose 1-phosphate adenylyltransferase; the encoded protein is MKTKIISRTLLKKKIQPLRKQGKKIVFTNGCFDIIHFGHVSYLEQAKACGDFLVVGLNDDKSVRKIKGNGRPIVSQNDRARVLAGLEAVDCVVLFNEDTPYNLIKTCRPDILVKGADYSHKEIVGNDLMKEWGGKVTRIRLLKNRSTSNLIKLLKGQL